The Acomys russatus chromosome 3, mAcoRus1.1, whole genome shotgun sequence genome has a window encoding:
- the Hus1b gene encoding checkpoint protein HUS1B — MKFRARISSKRFLELFIQVSGTVARLAKVCVLRVCPDRLCFCPTGLLGEAQLWGEVRQEAFHRFCMEGVSEEFNEIYLELMAEHLARAVRNAGNASSLKLQLTNKQRPCLTVAVELASCPGHTRAMVHDLPVRVLPRRWWKACTAPRVRASDVSVYLPALKTLKNIVEKMANVGDRVLVEANLNGKMNLSVETDTVTIKSYFKNLGIPPKSVLGLSQGKDPENMVQVRVNNRKLLQFFDGQQINPTVALCNILSNTLLHLVLVHEDTSLQYFIPAS, encoded by the coding sequence ATGAAGTTTCGGGCTAGGATCTCCAGCAAGCGTTTTCTAGAGCTCTTTATCCAGGTCAGCGGCACCGTAGCAAGGCTGGCAAAGGTCTGTGTCCTCCGCGTGTGCCCTGACAGGCTGTGCTTCTGCCCCACTGGGCTGCTGGGGGAGGCCCAGCTGTGGGGTGAGGTGAGGCAGGAAGCCTTCCACCGCTTCTGCATGGAGGGTGTTTCGGAGGAGTTCAATGAGATCTATCTAGAGCTCATGGCTGAGCATCTGGCCAGAGCGGTGAGGAATGCAGGCAACGCTTCATCCCTGAAGCTCCAGCTCACCAACAAGCAGCGCCCCTGCCTGACTGTGGCGGTGGAGCTGGCGTCCTGCCCCGGCCACACCCGCGCCATGGTCCACGATCTGCCTGTGAGGGTGCTTCCCCGGAGGTGGTGGAAAGCGTGCACCGCGCCCCGGGTTCGGGCCTCTGATGTGAGTGTTTATCTGCCAGCCTTGAAGACCCTGAAGAACATCGTGGAGAAGATGGCAAACGTGGGAGATCGTGTGCTGGTGGAAGCAAATCTAAACGGCAAAATGAACTTGAGCGTAGAAACTGATACAGTGACtattaaaagctattttaaaaatcttggaaTTCCTCCCAAATCCGTTCTGGGTCTGTCTCAAGGCAAAGACCCGGAGAACATGGTGCAAGTGCGGGTAAATAACAGGAAGCTCCTACAGTTTTTCGACGGACAGCAGATAAACCCCACAGTGGCCTTGTGTAATATTTTGAGCAATACTCTGCTTCATCTTGTTTTGGTTCATGAAGACACCTCTCTTCAGTATTTTATTCCTGCTTCATAA